CCTTCTGCTTGCAGTTGCTGTTGGAGGGCTTGTGCTTGTTCTTCTGTAATCCGACGCAGCGGCGATCCGCCCCCGATTTCTTTGTAGTTTTCTTGGGATTTGCGCGATCGCGCTGTAGAAATAAACCAAGCCAATGGTTTTTGCAACCAAGATACGGGTAAACGGATAATTTCTGGGTCAGAAAATAGATTGTATAAAAAGGGACGAACATCTTCTAATTCGTCCGGTCCACCTAAGTTTAGAAGTAAAACCCCGACTCGACCCATAATAAGTATTGTTTATTAAATTTAAGTTTTCAGTTTCTTTATTAAGTTTAACAATTTCTTCTTAATTGAGTTAAGCTCGCAAGAATTCTTAGAATTTCCCCAGACTGCCTTGATAGGATGGAAAGGTATCTGGTATTACTTTAGCCACAGGAGGTTTTCAGTTATGATTGAGCTTAACGTTCCCAGCATTAAATGCGAAGGCTGTGCTGAAGCCATTACCAATGAAATTAAAACCCAAGACCCCAACGCCAAGGTTGAAGTGGATGTCGAGCAGAAAATTGTTAAGGTGGAAACCACCGCTCAAGCAAGTGCAGTGAAAGAAATGATTAACACGGCAGGACATACCGTTAACTAAAGCAAAGAAATATTAAACTCATTTTGACAAAGTTCAACTCGGGAAACAAGTGATTTATGGAGCAGTTGTCATCTCAGCCAGAATCCTTCTACTATTTCGCCTATGGGTCTTGTATGTGTCCGGTTGATCTCAAACGGACGCTGCAAGAAAATACCTATCCTTATGTGGTTGGTCCCGCTACTCTCCCTCATTATCGTCTTGGCTTCTATCATCGCTCTCCCCGTCGTCAATGTGGGGTCCTCGATGTCGTTCGTGATACCAGCGCGTCAGTGATGGGAGTTCTCTACCAACTGCCGTGGCGCTTTAGTGAAGCCCTCGATATTCGCGAAGAAGTGCCAACCCAAGGCTATCGGCGAGAAGAAGTCAGTGTTCAGGCGCACGGAAAATGGTATCACCGAGTTCGGACGTATACAGTTGTTAATAAATTACCGCGAGAAATTCCACCAAACGAGTGGTATTTTCATGTGGTTTTGCGTGGGGCAACCACGTGTGGACTCCCGGAAGACTATCGTTGGCAACTCTTTCACCAAATGCACAATCTCCAGCAAGCTTACCGCTCACTCGATAAAAT
This region of Cyanobacteria bacterium GSL.Bin1 genomic DNA includes:
- a CDS encoding heavy metal transporter, which encodes MIELNVPSIKCEGCAEAITNEIKTQDPNAKVEVDVEQKIVKVETTAQASAVKEMINTAGHTVN
- a CDS encoding gamma-glutamylcyclotransferase codes for the protein MEQLSSQPESFYYFAYGSCMCPVDLKRTLQENTYPYVVGPATLPHYRLGFYHRSPRRQCGVLDVVRDTSASVMGVLYQLPWRFSEALDIREEVPTQGYRREEVSVQAHGKWYHRVRTYTVVNKLPREIPPNEWYFHVVLRGATTCGLPEDYRWQLFHQMHNLQQAYRSLDKIS